A window from Festucalex cinctus isolate MCC-2025b chromosome 4, RoL_Fcin_1.0, whole genome shotgun sequence encodes these proteins:
- the LOC144017273 gene encoding RNA guanine-N7 methyltransferase activating subunit-like has translation MSKTTEKQQSYEEMFAHRFSSKDQEYQQYVNRPADPPPVVEDWRGRGGGNHRGRDRRYQDRQGGRGWGEGQGWGGEHPGRGGHNRQQQDKDRYDHGSHSNSHQENYSHNKRPRYDRY, from the exons ATGAGCAAAActacagaaaaacaacaaagttacgAGGAGATGTTCGCTCACAGATTTTCCTCCAAGGACCAAGAGTACCAGCAGTACGTGAACAGGCCGGCTGATCCTCCTCCTGTCGTGGAGGACTGGAGAGGTCGTGGGGGAGGAAACCATCGAGGAAGAGACAGAAG GTACCAGGACCGTCAAGGCGGTCGTGGTTGGGGGGAAGGCCAAGGCTGGGGTGGAGAACACCCTGGGCGAGGAGGGCACAACAGGCAGCAGCAAGACAAAGACCGGTACGATCATGGGTCTCATTCAAACTCCCATCAGGAAAACTACTCGCACAATAAGAGGCCTCGTTATGACAGATACTGA
- the LOC144017274 gene encoding BTB/POZ domain-containing protein 1-like isoform X1 — protein MATGGGGGDSASKHDVQESSSAQSGAPGALSNVPTAALGPSASPPVLAVHREPGVYNWQATKSSLKERFAYLFNNELLSDVRFVVGNGRQPQRIPAHKFVLAAGSAVFDAMFNGGMASTSTEIELPDTEPAAFLSLLRFLYSDDVHISPGTAMSTLNTAKKYAVPALAAHCVEFVSKHLKADNAFMLLTQARLFDDPQIASLCLDTIDKSTAEAVNAEGFTDIDLDTLCAVLERDTLNIRENRLFGAVVHWAEAECSRQQLPATSENKQKVLGKALPLIRFPLMSVEKLPTGKLSTYYSQATILCTHVQSCFLLLFFLFLIHFTVNPKPRPSNIDRPRCCLRGEECSINRFQHVESRWGYSGSSDRIRFNVSRRISIVGFGLYGSIHGHTDYQVNIQIMESDKHLTVGQNDTGFSCDGTSNTFRVMFTEPVEILPNVIYTACATLKGPDSHYGTKGLKKVTQESATGTKTTFVFFKSPGNNNGTSVEDGQIPEIIYYA, from the exons ATGGCGACTGGTGGCGGTGGAGGCGACTCGGCGTCAAAACATGACGTCCAAGAGTCCAGCTCGGCTCAGAGCGGGGCTCCGGGAGCGCTCTCCAATGTGCCGACCGCCGCTCTCGGCCCATCCGCCTCCCCGCCGGTGCTCGCCGTTCACCGGGAGCCTGGCGTGTACAACTGGCAGGCGACCAAGAGTTCCCTGAAGGAGCGCTTCGCCTACCTCTTCAACAATGAACTGCTTAGCGACGTCAGGTTTGTCGTGGGAAATGGCAGACAGCCGCAGAGGATCCCGGCCCATAAGTTCGTCTTGGCCGCTGGCAGTGCCGTGTTCGATGCCATGTTCAACGGGGGCATGGCGAGCACCTCGACTGAGATAGAGCTGCCCGACACCGAACCAGCAGCTTTTCTGTCGTTGCTCAG GTTCCTGTATTCGGATGACGTGCACATCAGTCCAGGGACTGCAATGTCCACTCTGAACACTGCCAAGAAATACGCTGTCCCCGCTCTAGCCGCTCACTGTGTGGAGTTTGTCAGCAAGCACCTGAAAGCAGACAACGCGTTCATGCTACTCACACAG GCAAGGTTATTTGATGACCCTCAGATTGCCAGCCTCTGTTTAGACACCATAGACAAAAGCACTGCAGAGGCAGTAAATGCAGAGGGCTTCACTGACATTGACCTTG ACACGCTATGTGCAGTCCTTGAAAGAGACACGTTAAACATCAGGGAGAACCGTCTCTTTGGGGCTGTGGTACACTGGGCGGAAGCTGAGTGTAGCAGACAACAGCTTCCAGCAACCTCGGAGAACAAACAGAAGGTACTTGGAAAAGCCCTACCGCTCATTCGCTTTCCGCTCATGAGCGTGGAGAAGCTTCCTACCGGTAAGCTAAGTACATATTATTCACAGGCCACCATTTTGTGCACACATGTAcaatcttgttttttgttgttgttttttttgtttttaatacactTTACAGTAAACCCAAAACCACGGCCCAGCAACATTGACAGGCCCCGCTGCTGCCTCCGCGGGGAAGAATGCAGCATTAATAGATTCCAACATGTGGAGAGTCGGTGGGGCTACAGCGGCAGCAGTGACAGAATCAG ATTCAACGTCAGCAGACGAATCTCCATAGTAGGTTTTGGTCTGTATGGTTCCATCCATGGACACACAGACTATCAGGTCAACATACAG ATAATGGAGAGCGACAAACACCTCACTGTGGGGCAGAACGACACGGGATTCAGTTGTGACGGCACGTCAAACACCTTCAGAGTAATGTTCACGGAGCCTGTGGAAATCCTTCCCAACGTCATCTATACTGCATGCGCTACCTTAAAG GGACCCGACTCCCACTACGGCACGAAGGGGTTGAAGAAAGTAACACAGGAGTCAGCAACAGGGACAAAGACAACATTTGTCTTTTTCAAATCCCCCGGAAACAATAACGGTACGTCGGTGGAGGACGGACAGATACCAGAGATCATCTACTATGCTTAG
- the LOC144017274 gene encoding BTB/POZ domain-containing protein 1-like isoform X2 has translation MATGGGGGDSASKHDVQESSSAQSGAPGALSNVPTAALGPSASPPVLAVHREPGVYNWQATKSSLKERFAYLFNNELLSDVRFVVGNGRQPQRIPAHKFVLAAGSAVFDAMFNGGMASTSTEIELPDTEPAAFLSLLRFLYSDDVHISPGTAMSTLNTAKKYAVPALAAHCVEFVSKHLKADNAFMLLTQARLFDDPQIASLCLDTIDKSTAEAVNAEGFTDIDLDTLCAVLERDTLNIRENRLFGAVVHWAEAECSRQQLPATSENKQKVLGKALPLIRFPLMSVEKLPTVNPKPRPSNIDRPRCCLRGEECSINRFQHVESRWGYSGSSDRIRFNVSRRISIVGFGLYGSIHGHTDYQVNIQIMESDKHLTVGQNDTGFSCDGTSNTFRVMFTEPVEILPNVIYTACATLKGPDSHYGTKGLKKVTQESATGTKTTFVFFKSPGNNNGTSVEDGQIPEIIYYA, from the exons ATGGCGACTGGTGGCGGTGGAGGCGACTCGGCGTCAAAACATGACGTCCAAGAGTCCAGCTCGGCTCAGAGCGGGGCTCCGGGAGCGCTCTCCAATGTGCCGACCGCCGCTCTCGGCCCATCCGCCTCCCCGCCGGTGCTCGCCGTTCACCGGGAGCCTGGCGTGTACAACTGGCAGGCGACCAAGAGTTCCCTGAAGGAGCGCTTCGCCTACCTCTTCAACAATGAACTGCTTAGCGACGTCAGGTTTGTCGTGGGAAATGGCAGACAGCCGCAGAGGATCCCGGCCCATAAGTTCGTCTTGGCCGCTGGCAGTGCCGTGTTCGATGCCATGTTCAACGGGGGCATGGCGAGCACCTCGACTGAGATAGAGCTGCCCGACACCGAACCAGCAGCTTTTCTGTCGTTGCTCAG GTTCCTGTATTCGGATGACGTGCACATCAGTCCAGGGACTGCAATGTCCACTCTGAACACTGCCAAGAAATACGCTGTCCCCGCTCTAGCCGCTCACTGTGTGGAGTTTGTCAGCAAGCACCTGAAAGCAGACAACGCGTTCATGCTACTCACACAG GCAAGGTTATTTGATGACCCTCAGATTGCCAGCCTCTGTTTAGACACCATAGACAAAAGCACTGCAGAGGCAGTAAATGCAGAGGGCTTCACTGACATTGACCTTG ACACGCTATGTGCAGTCCTTGAAAGAGACACGTTAAACATCAGGGAGAACCGTCTCTTTGGGGCTGTGGTACACTGGGCGGAAGCTGAGTGTAGCAGACAACAGCTTCCAGCAACCTCGGAGAACAAACAGAAGGTACTTGGAAAAGCCCTACCGCTCATTCGCTTTCCGCTCATGAGCGTGGAGAAGCTTCCTACCG TAAACCCAAAACCACGGCCCAGCAACATTGACAGGCCCCGCTGCTGCCTCCGCGGGGAAGAATGCAGCATTAATAGATTCCAACATGTGGAGAGTCGGTGGGGCTACAGCGGCAGCAGTGACAGAATCAG ATTCAACGTCAGCAGACGAATCTCCATAGTAGGTTTTGGTCTGTATGGTTCCATCCATGGACACACAGACTATCAGGTCAACATACAG ATAATGGAGAGCGACAAACACCTCACTGTGGGGCAGAACGACACGGGATTCAGTTGTGACGGCACGTCAAACACCTTCAGAGTAATGTTCACGGAGCCTGTGGAAATCCTTCCCAACGTCATCTATACTGCATGCGCTACCTTAAAG GGACCCGACTCCCACTACGGCACGAAGGGGTTGAAGAAAGTAACACAGGAGTCAGCAACAGGGACAAAGACAACATTTGTCTTTTTCAAATCCCCCGGAAACAATAACGGTACGTCGGTGGAGGACGGACAGATACCAGAGATCATCTACTATGCTTAG